A single Aspergillus puulaauensis MK2 DNA, chromosome 7, nearly complete sequence DNA region contains:
- a CDS encoding thiamine pyrophosphate-binding protein (COG:E,H;~EggNog:ENOG410PIDP;~InterPro:IPR012001,IPR012000,IPR011766,IPR029061, IPR029035,IPR000399;~PFAM:PF02775,PF02776,PF00205;~go_function: GO:0000287 - magnesium ion binding [Evidence IEA];~go_function: GO:0003824 - catalytic activity [Evidence IEA];~go_function: GO:0030976 - thiamine pyrophosphate binding [Evidence IEA]), producing MAFPLTNPTTRELTGGDLLAQALKHIGTEVAFGLHGGHLDAFLMGCESTGIRLVDTRHETAAVQAAEGYAKIAQKLGVCFVTANSGFSNGIPGLATALADRSPILCITSSPPLRDAENNSLQGIIDQVVVSRPLTKFAHRVTNPEDAPRIVSLAARTALAGASGPVLLDFPIDVLFTPVHEKLISWGSISSPSSYAPGPHVEAVKEAVSLLRSATRPAVIIGSGGQSNETTTQLLHLSNQINIPIFDTQKCTRSSTLAAECKFYGGGAGGLGLLAALNNPQPDLILLLGARTGMFLGGRSGAIIPPHEKCKLIHVDVDGGEIGRTLPVDVGVISDVGQFVAALNAQLPEISVDKSWVNTAITLQSLPSPYENDAPTNASGHMHPYHALKAFFASLHDHSPILVTDGGECALWAGAVSHLASPSATLKSTGALGFLGNGFGYALGAAVAAPHKKVVNLHGDGSAGFHFMELDTYARLGLDVLTVVVNNYCWGMSSNGQELVYGEENPARPVSALSAVTGYDAVSRGLGNRGVKVLKVQDVEGAVQVAVSGKGPACVELVVDSKPIHPVTEMMVGRTEDPNLVVVPYYDNIPRAYYKD from the exons ATGGCCTTCCCTCTCACCAACCCCACGACCCGGGAACTCACCGGAGgcgacctcctcgcccaagCCCTCAAACACATCGGCACCGAAGTCGCCTTCGGCCTGCACGGCGGCCATCTCGATGCCTTTCTAATGGGCTGCGAGTCCACCGGAATCCGGCTGGTCGATACGCGCCACGAAACCGCCGCTGTGCAGGCAGCCGAGGGCTACGCAAAGATCGCGCAGAAGCTTGGTGTTTGCTTTGTCACGGCCAACAGTGG ATTCTCTAATGGTATCCCCGGCCTCGCAACAGCGCTGGCAGACCGCTCGCCCATACTGTGCATaacgtcgtcgccgccgctgcgAGACGCGGAGAACAACTCGCTCCAGGGGATTATAGACCAGGTTGTTGTTTCGAGGCCGCTGACCAAGTTTGCACACCGGGTGACGAATCCTGAGGACGCGCCGAGGATTGTTTCGTTGGCTGCGAGGACTGCGTTGGCTGGGGCTTCTG GGCCCGTTCTGCTTGACTTCCCGATTGATGTGCTGTTTACGCCCGTCCATGAAAAGCTCATCTCGTGGGGATCGATCtcgtctccttcttcttatGCCCCAGGGCCTCATGTCGAGGCTGTCAAAGAAGCCGTCAGTCTGCTTCGGTCTGCAACCCGGCCGGCTGTAATTATCGGTAGTGGAGGGCAGTCAAACGAA ACAACAAcgcagctcctccacctctCCAACCAAAtcaacatccccatcttcgACACCCAAAAATGCACGCGCTCCTCGACCCTCGCAGCAGAATGCAAATtctacggcggcggcgccgGCGGACTCGGCCTCCTCGCTgccctcaacaacccccaACCAGacctcattctcctcctcggcgcacGAACAGGAATGTTCCTCGGAGGCCGCAGCGGCGCCATAATCCCACCGCACGAGAAATGCAAACTCATccacgtcgacgtcgacggcggcgaaATCGGACGCACCCTCCCCGTTGACGTCGGCGTCATCTCAGACGTAGGCCAGTTCGTTGCCGCACTCAACGCCCAACTCCCAGAAATCTCTGTCGATAAAAGCTGGGTGAATACAGCAATAACCCTACAATCACTCCCATCTCCCTACGAGAACGACGCCCCAACCAATGCCTCAGGCCACATGCACCCCTACCACGCGCTAaaggccttcttcgcctcacTGCACGACCACTCCcccatcctcgtcaccgaCGGCGGCGAATGTGCCCTCTGGGCCGGCGCCGTCTCCCACCTcgcctccccctccgcaaCGCTCAAATCCACCGGCgccctcggcttcctcggAAACGGATTCGGATACGCCCTCGGCGCCGCGGTTGCAGCTCCACATAAGAAGGTCGTCAACCTGCACGGCGACGGCTCGGCCGGGTTCCATTTCATGGAGCTGGATACTTATGCGCGTCTGGGGCTTGACGTGCTGACTGTTGTGGTGAATAATTACTGCTGGGGCATGAGCTCGAATGGGCAAGAGTTGGTGTATGGGGAGGAGAACCCGGCGAGGCCGGTTAGTGCGCTGTCGGCGGTTACGGGGTATGATGCTGTTTCGAGGGGGTTGGGGAATCGGGGGGTGAAGGTGTTGAAGGTTCAGGATGTGGAGGGGGCTGTTCAGGTTGCTGTTTCTGGGAAGGGTCCTGCTTGTGTTGAGTTGGTTGTGGATAGTAAACCGATTCATCCGGTGACGGAGATGATGGTGGGACGCACTGAGGACCCGAATTTGGTGGTTGTGCCTTATTATGATAATATCCCGCGGGCTTATTACAAGGATTAG
- a CDS encoding uncharacterized protein (COG:S;~EggNog:ENOG410PNAC) yields MTAKCPPPTDAFRDLSRIFASRGGRVLEFEILVPGFGPVLEDDGAVGVSKKYLLQAFVTARQIFFDSLKANPNYTGDDTLPGSSNHKVHGEDADKDVAVASEIILLFDCEHLTACNWRKKRLCALSSSDKETLIHALDIELSLMTTFLGSPLHRHTKSPTLWQHRQWIQSQLIRLRKPDFEGVQEILHSELAIALRAGQLHPRNYYAFTYIRQMHRVLSGLGQEDSEAWIVQLAQSIVKPTSDWCILHPGDISGLMFLLYLLDAVPDAALRLETVARVVRYALNTDWERESIWTFIDLANRKFKLLESLGDSPTYPWSALCHCALSDNLQQGAIKAGPSWKTWLDRARIHWSQSRQTTHTPPT; encoded by the coding sequence ATGACAGCCAAATGTCCGCCGCCGACCGATGCCTTTCGAGATCTGTCTCGCATTTTTGCGAGCAGAGGCGGCCGCGTCCTTGAATTTGAGATCCTAGTGCCGGGGTTTGGTCCCGTgcttgaagatgatggcgcgGTCGGAGTCTCGAAGAAGTACCTACTACAGGCGTTTGTAACTGCGCGACAGATATTTTTCGACAGTTTGAAGGCGAACCCTAATTATACCGGCGACGATACATTGCCAGGAAGCTCAAATCACAAGGTCCACGGCGAGGATGCGGATAAGGACGTCGCAGTTGCCTCCGagatcatcctcctcttcgattGCGAACATCTGACAGCATGTAactggagaaagaaaaggctATGCGCCCTATCCAGTTCAGATAAGGAAACACTTATCCATGCCTTGGATATCGAACTCTCCTTAATGACAACATTCCTCGGCTCCCCGCTCCATCGCCATACCAAGTCGCCGACACTCTGGCAGCATCGTCAATGGATTCAATCGCAGCTTATTCGATTGCGAAAGCCAGACTTCGAGGGTGTCCAAGAAATTCTTCACAGCGAATTGGCTATTGCTCTAAGAGCAGGGCAACTTCATCCCCGGAACTACTACGCCTTTACCTACATTCGACAAATGCACCGCGTACTATCCGGGCTAGGTCAAGAAGATAGCGAAGCATGGATTGTCCAACTAGCACAGTCCATTGTCAAACCTACATCGGACTGGTGCATTTTACATCCGGGTGATATATCAGGCCTGATGTTCCTGCTTTATCTGCTAGATGCTGTTCCAGATGCCGCTCTTCGGCTCGAAACTGTCGCCCGAGTAGTTCGCTATGCTCTGAATACCGACTGGGAGCGCGAAAGCATTTGGACGTTCATCGACCTGGCTAACAGGAAATTCAAACTACTTGAATCTCTGGGAGATTCACCAACATACCCATGGAGTGCCCTCTGCCACTGTGCCTTGTCGGACAATCTGCAGCAGGGCGCGATTAAGGCCGGCCCGTCATGGAAGACATGGCTTGATAGGGCACGCATTCACTGGTCCCAAAGCCGACAAACCACACATACACCACCCACGTAA
- a CDS encoding uncharacterized protein (COG:A;~EggNog:ENOG410PSF0;~InterPro:IPR040424) encodes MGKNKGAAKALTQEEIWDDSALVQSWDEAVEEYKLYHSIHAKGENVEDVLREAQEAAEAEAAPALSWALIEKDEDMADVNAAEPAAAETHAPQTTNGSAQAKPGPTPVDPQAPPMPLPVFPQGQNEGLKNLMMSWYYAGYYTALYEEQQRASQNSKSS; translated from the exons ATGGGGAAGAACAAGGGTGCTGCCAAGGCCCTAACTCAGGAAGAAATCTGGGACGATTCCGCTCTTGTTCAGAGCTGGGATGAAGCCGTCGAAGAATACAAG CTCTACCACAGCATCCATGCCAAGGGTGAGAATGTTGAAGATGTCCTGAGAGAGGCTCAGGAAGCCGCAGAGGCCGAGGCGGCGCCTGCTTTGTCCTGGGCCCTGATTGAGAAGGACGAAGACATGGCGGATGTCAACGCCGCTgagcctgctgcagctgagaCGCATGCTCCGCAG ACGACGAATGGGTCTGCGCAGGCGAAACCAGGACCCACGCCGGTTGATCCCCAAGCGCCTCCCATGCCGCTTCCCGTTTTCCCGCAAG GCCAAAACGAAGGGTTGAAAAACCTTATGATGTCCTGGTATTACGCTGGGTACTATACAGCTCTCTacgaggagcagcagcgggCGAGCCAGAACAGCAAGAGCTCGTGA
- the GET1 gene encoding guided entry of tail-anchored proteins factor 1 (COG:U;~EggNog:ENOG410PQMB;~InterPro:IPR029012,IPR028945,IPR027538;~PFAM:PF04420;~go_component: GO:0043529 - GET complex [Evidence IEA];~go_process: GO:0071816 - tail-anchored membrane protein insertion into ER membrane [Evidence IEA]), with protein MIPLIWTILVLHVAIFLVNTIGATTIDNLIWNIYLKLPTSLHQTAQEQSKLKREVVQLKREMNNTSSQDEFAKWAKLRRRHDKALSDYEALNQELSSKKSSFDWFIKTARWLSTTGVKIFIQFRYSKTPVFALPGGWLPYPVEWLLSFPRAPQGSVSVQVWNSVCATAVTVIAEIITGAVLQVQGKAQAVPATAKKQ; from the exons ATGATTCCCCTCATCTGGACGATATTGGTGCTTCATGTTGCCATTTTCCTGGTGAACACCATTGGCGCGACAACCATTGACAACCTG ATATGGAATATCTACCTGAAACTCCCAACGTCGTTGCACCAAACCGCCCAGGAACAAAGCAAACTGAAGCGCGAGGTAGTCCAGCTCAAGCGGGAGATGAACAATACCAGCTCGCAGGATGAATTCGCAAAGTGGGCTAAACTGCGGCGCCGACACGACAAGGCGCTGAGCGATTACGAGGCTCTGA ACCAGGAACTGTCCTCGAAGAAATCCTCGTTCGACTGGTTTATCAAGACTGCGCGGTGGCTCAGCACGACGGGCGTGAAGATCTTCATCCAGTTCCGATACTCCAAGACCCCTGTTTTTGCTCTCCCGGGCGGCTGGCTTCCTTACCCTGTGGAATGGTTGTTGTCGTTCCCTCGTGCCCCGCAAGGCTCGGTGAGCGTCCAGGTTTGGAACAGCGTGTGTGCGACGGCAGTTACGGTCATTGCTGAGATCATCACGGGAGCAGTTCTACAGGTCCAGGGGAAAGCGCAGGCGGTCCCTGCTACGGCTAAGAAGCAATGA
- a CDS encoding uncharacterized protein (COG:Q;~EggNog:ENOG410PFVV;~InterPro:IPR013154,IPR013149,IPR036291,IPR011032;~PFAM:PF00107,PF08240;~go_process: GO:0055114 - oxidation-reduction process [Evidence IEA]), giving the protein MRAAQFHAAGDIRIEDIPAPEPSDDRVLVEVEWCGICGSDLNEFIYGPFAIPNAKTGPHPLTNALLPVTMGHEFTGRIVHVPGSVSVANTGKYKTLRKGQAVIVDPRIYCSSCTPCSQAAATNSCEKLGFMGISGGGGGLSEVVSVRADHIHVLSDPEASDRNGTQDGDASVDLAAAALIEPLAVAWHALEIFLSIAAAQFCLPDRNSTVELSDVPVLVTGAGPVGVAMVFVLRARGAKQIFVSETSAARREMIQETGIVSGIFDPSVDDVPKRCRGETGDGKGVGVVFDCAGAQAGFQAGCESLKFRGVYVNLAVPKGAPFTLPLGPFLWKDLIYKCSLAYDERDFKETVDAFVSGRFKGVEKMITKRVILEDIVEKGFKELVKPNDHIKILATPKHANIK; this is encoded by the exons ATGCGCGCCGCCCAATTCCACGCCGCGGGCGACATCCGCATCGAAGACATCCCGGCCCCAGAACCAAGCGACGACAGGGTcctggtcgaggtcgagTGGTGCGGGATTTGCGGGAGTGATTTGAATGAGTTTATTTACG GCCCCTTCGCAATCCCCAACGCCAAAACAGGCCCGCACCCACTCACAAATGCCCTTCTGCCTGTGACCATGGGCCATGAGTTTACGGGGCGCATTGTGCATGTGCCTGGCTCTGTCTCTGTAGCGAATACAGGTAAATATAAAACTCTACGCAAAGGACAGGCCGTCATCGTCGACCCGCGCATCTACTGCTCCTCCTGCACGCCCTGCAGTCAGGCCGCAGCGACAAACAGCTGCGAGAAGCTCGGATTTATGGGTATCTCaggcggtggcggcggtCTTTCCGAGGTTGTTTCTGTGAGAGCGGATCATATACATGTTCTCTCCGACCCTGAAGCATCAGACCGGAATGGAACCCAAGATGGTGATGCTTCAGTAGACCTAGCAGCCGCCGCACTGATCGAGCCACTGGCTGTTGCGTGGCACGCTCTGGAGATTTTCCTCTCTATCGCTGCTGCGCAGTTCTGTCTACCAGACAGAAACAGCACGGTTGAGTTAAGCGACGTGCCCGTCCTGGTTACAGGTGCTGGGCCGGTTGGTGTCGCCATGGTCTTTGTGCTTAGGGCTCGCGGCGCGAAACAGATCTTTGTGTCTGAGAcatcggcggcgaggagggagatgatCCAGGAGACTGGGATTGTGAGTGGGATATTTGATCCgagtgttgatgatgttccGAAGAGGTGCAGGGGTGAgactggggatgggaagggggttggtgttgtctTTGATTGTGCGGGTGCGCAGGCTGGGTTCCAGGCTGGTTGCGAGAGCTTGAAGTTCCGGGGGGTTTATGTGAACCTGGCGGTGCCTAAGGGAGCTCCG TTTACGCTTCCGCTGGGCCCGTTCCTGTGGAAGGACCTTATATACAAGTGTTCGTTGGCGTATGATGAACGGGATTTCAAGGAGACGGTGGATGCATTTGTGTCTG GGCGCTTCAAAGGCGTGGAAAAGATGATAACCAAACGAGTTATACTGGAGGATATAGTAGAGAAAGGGTTCAAAGAGCTGGTCAAGCCAAACGACCATATCAAGATCCTTGCTACACCCAAGCACGCAAATATCAAATAA
- a CDS encoding RNA-binding protein (BUSCO:EOG09264T8I;~COG:A;~EggNog:ENOG410PMWF;~InterPro:IPR000504,IPR012677,IPR035979;~PFAM:PF00076;~go_function: GO:0003676 - nucleic acid binding [Evidence IEA]), which yields MAPDKKDKKRKAAVASADVPVKKTKKVEAKAAKAAEPAQEAPKSILKKNKANASAKEEKASKPKANGDAPRPVKPRKRAADYMSDEDSDAEATVPAKKSAEKETKSKPSAKKTKQEDGTAAPVKEKAAKAGKKAKKVEIVPSDSEDSEGEGVALNAESEDEDDDQTTALIRGFESSGDEDESGDEAVDPEAPVPRIPDSKKAKRKILKLQKQNKSETSEKPGAVYVGRIPHGFYEHQMRSYFAQFGEITRLRLSRNRITGRSKHYAFIEFGSESVAKIVAATMDNYLMYGHILKCKYVPAEQVHPELWKGANRRFKTTPWNRIEQKRLNKGKTRAKWTKNIEQEQKRRLAKAEKMKELGYDFDLPELKSVDDVPVQKAIEGEAEEAKAVEGGEQAKAIEAPAEPEKVEKTDDTPKKSKKDKKKKAAEVEAPVESPKPKEAASPATKPKKAKKTKAKA from the exons ATGGCTCCCGataagaaagacaagaagcgcaagg CCGCTGTTGCCTCCGCCGACGTGCccgtgaagaagacgaaaaaAGTCGAGgccaaagccgccaaagccgccgaaCCCGCACAGGAAGCGCCCAAGTCTattctgaagaagaacaaggccaATGCCTCGGCtaaggaggaaaaggccTCGAAGCCAAAGGCCAATGGCGACGCACCCAGACCAGTCAAGCCTCGCAAGCGCGCAGCTGATTATATGAGTGATGAGGATAGTGACGCTGAGGCCACCGTCCCCGCGAAGAAGTCTGCTGAGAAGGAGACCAAGAGCAAGCCTAGCGCAAAGAAGACCAAGCAAGAGGATGGTACGGCTGCTCCCGTCAAGGAAAAGGCCGCCAAGGCTGGtaagaaggcgaagaaggttGAGATCGTGCCTAGCGATTCGGAAGAttccgagggcgagggagttGCATTGAATGCCGAgagtgaagacgaagatgatgaccaGACTACTGCCCTGATTCGGGGTTTCGAGAGCAGcggtgacgaagacgagTCTGGAGACGAGGCCGTCGACCCCGAAGCTCCGGTCCCCAGGATCCCCGActcgaagaaggcaaagcGCAAGATCCTCAAGCTGCAAAAACAGAACAAGTCGGAGACTTCAGAAAAGCCTGGAGCTGTCTACGTCGG ACGTATTCCTCACGGTTTCTATGAGCACCAAATGCGGTCGTACTTTGCACAATTCGGCGAGATCACTCGCCTGCGTTTGTCGCGCAACCGTATAACCGGTCGCTCCAAGCACTACGCCTTCATTGAATTCGGATCCGAGTCCGTCGCCAAGATTGTCGCCGCCACCATGGATAACTACCTGATGTACGGGCACATCCTGAAATGCAAGTACGTTCCAGCAGAGCAAGTTCACCCAGAGCTCTGGAAGGGTGCCAACCGCCGCTTCAAGACCACACCGTGGAACCGAATCGAGCAGAAGCGCCTGAACAAGGGCAAGACCCGCGCCAAGTGGACGAAGAACAtcgagcaggagcagaagcGACGACTTGccaaggccgagaagatgaaggagcttgGGTATGACTTTGACCTTCCAGAGCTGAAGAGCGTGGACGATGTCCCTGTGCAGAAGGCCATTGAAGGTGAGGCTGAGGAAGCCAAGGCTGTTGAGGGTGGTGAGCAGGCTAAGGCTATCGAGGCACCAGCCGAGCCtgagaaggtcgagaagaCGGATGATACCCccaagaagtcgaagaaggacaagaagaagaaggcggcagAGGTAGAGGCTCCTGTTGAGtcgcccaagcccaaggaggCTGCCTCGCCGGCtaccaagcccaagaaggcgaagaagaccaaggccaaggcaTAG